From Mya arenaria isolate MELC-2E11 chromosome 12, ASM2691426v1, the proteins below share one genomic window:
- the LOC128211671 gene encoding phosphatidylinositol 4-kinase type 2-beta-like isoform X2 yields the protein MTDSDTIHIVQRQDAGPELYQAFDYKIDPNTYMSPYGNKFKTCEEEYAQIVYECELGLDFGQQPKLSKKGTSGCYFVYNRQGKTIAVFKPKDEEPYGKLNPKWTKWLHKLCCPCCFGRSCLVPNQGYLSESGASLVDQKLQLNVVPTTKVVKLSSRTFNYNAIDRAKATTKKNINRNFPQIGKKFHRLGLPNKSGSFQLFVNGYKDADFWLRRFDAEALPESTARKFQHLFERLVVLDYIIRNTDRGNDNWLIKYEPASAETDSGKGDSDWSFVENPEISIAAIDNGLAFPFKHPDEWRAYPYHWAWLPQAKVPFSQEIKDLVLPQLSDMNFVQELCDELYTLFKTDKGFDRGTFDKQMSVMRGQILNLTQALKDDKSPVQLVQMPVVTVERNRSSSGRLRTDSDSYTQSFQHRTPFFSWC from the exons ATGACAGACTCAGACACGATACACATTGTGCAGCGTCAGGATGCAGGACCGGAGCTGTACCAAGCTTTCGATTACAAAATCGATCCAAACACGTACATGTCACCATATGGAAACAAGTTTAAAACTTGTGAAGAAGAATATGCCCAGATTGTGTATGAATGTGAATTGGGGCTCGACTTTGGTCAGCAGCCCAAATTGAGCAAAAAAGGGACAAGTGGATGCTACTTTGTGTACAACAGACAGGGA AAAACCATTGCTGTGTTCAAACCCAAAGATGAAGAGCCATATGGAAAGTTGAACCCAAAATGGACCAAATGGCTTCACAAACTGTGCTGTCCGTGCTGTTTTGGGCGAAGTTGTCTTGTTCCAAACCAGGGTTACCTTTCTGAATCGGGTGCAAGTCTAGTTGACCAAAAACTGCAGTTAAATGTTGTCCCAACTACTAAG GTTGTTAAATTGTCGAGTCGTACCTTTAACTATAATGCCATAGATCGGGCTAAAGCAACAACTAAGAAGAACATCAACAGAAACTTCCCTCAAATTGGCAAAAAATTTCACAGACTTGGACTACCAAATAAG TCGGGTTCGTTCCAACTGTTCGTGAACGGGTACAAGGACGCAGACTTCTGGTTACGCCGGTTTGATGCAGAGGCTTTGCCAGAATCCACTGCCAGAAAGTTCCAGCATTTGTTTGAGCGACTGGTTGTGCTGGATTACATCATAAGAAACACAG ATCGGGGTAATGACAACTGGCTAATCAAATATGAACCAGCCTCTGCCGAAACAGACAGCGGAAAAGGG GACAGCGACTGGAGTTTTGTAGAGAACCCGGAAATCTCAATAGCTGCCATTGACAACGGTCTTGCATTTCCCTTTAAACACCCGGATGAGTGGCGGGCTT aCCCGTACCACTGGGCGTGGCTTCCGCAGGCTAAAGTCCCGTTTTCACAAGAAATCAAGGACCTTGTTCTTCCCCAGCTGTCAGATATGAACTTTGTGCAAGAGTTGTGTGACGAGCTGTATACACTATTCAAG ACTGACAAGGGATTTGACCGTGGAACATTTGATAAGCAGATGTCTGTGATGCGTGGACAG ATATTAAATCTCACACAAGCCCTCAAAGATGACAAATCACCTGTCCAGCTGGTCCAGATGCCTGTGGTAACAGTCGAGAGAAATCGGTCAAGCAGTGGACGTCTCCGAACTGACAGTGACTCTTATACACAAAGTTTTCAACATAGAACTCCTTTCTTCTCCTGGTGCTGA